One window of Stigmatella aurantiaca genomic DNA carries:
- a CDS encoding YdeI/OmpD-associated family protein — translation MALKRTPKTPAGELPVMAFAHPRAWTAWLDAHHASSKGVWLKLAKKGSGVASVTYAEALEVALAWGWIDGQRKGHDKAAFLQKFTPRGPRSIWSKINREKVLALIEAGAMKPAGLAAVERAKQDGRWEAAYDSPSRAVVPEDFLTALNANPKAQAFFQTLNAANRYAILFRLQTAKKAETRARRIALFVEMLARHEKLHP, via the coding sequence ATGGCATTGAAGAGGACACCCAAGACGCCCGCTGGGGAGCTGCCGGTCATGGCCTTCGCGCACCCGCGCGCCTGGACGGCCTGGCTCGACGCCCACCATGCCTCCTCGAAGGGGGTGTGGCTGAAGCTCGCCAAGAAAGGCTCGGGCGTCGCGTCGGTCACCTACGCGGAGGCGCTGGAGGTGGCGCTCGCCTGGGGGTGGATCGACGGACAGCGGAAGGGGCATGACAAGGCCGCCTTCCTCCAGAAGTTCACCCCCCGGGGGCCCCGGAGCATCTGGTCGAAGATCAACCGGGAGAAGGTGCTGGCGCTCATCGAGGCCGGAGCGATGAAGCCCGCGGGCCTCGCGGCGGTGGAGCGGGCGAAGCAAGACGGGCGCTGGGAGGCCGCCTACGACTCGCCGAGCCGGGCGGTGGTCCCCGAGGACTTCCTGACGGCCCTGAACGCGAACCCCAAGGCCCAGGCCTTCTTCCAGACGCTGAACGCGGCCAACCGCTACGCCATCCTCTTCCGGCTCCAGACGGCCAAGAAGGCCGAGACCCGGGCCCGGCGCATCGCCCTCTTCGTGGAGATGCTCGCCCGGCACGAAAAGCTCCACCCATGA
- a CDS encoding VWA domain-containing protein, whose protein sequence is MSFSLPQALVLLVPLGLFLWKRGMRPGLPGALRWVLLGLAVGALAGPELVLRHAGSDVVVVVDRSRSMPLDADRVALEVVKLLEGQRRTGDRLGVIAFGREARVEQPLRAEGTFGGFSRPVDAEASDLAGALDAAEALIPPERTGRVLVVADGRATGADARGAARRLAARGIAVDFRHVAREAVPLDLAVVSLDVPTVVSAREPFQFSAVVVASQAVTGTVLLERDGQPLVKGPFEFRPGSNVLPFRDLAEKEGLARYRLKVEAPGDGVVENDEGRAVLRVEGPPRVLLLSRQPAGTLAQALGAAGLRLEVREPFPLSLDALDGVGAVVLENVDANALGEPGLQALAAYVEQAGGGLVMTGGRDSFGQGGYRRSVLEPVLPVSLELREEQRRTSLALSVLMDCSCSMGATVPDGRTKMEVAAEGVVGALTLLNERDDASVHMVDTEPHEIFALSPVGEGLPLNKVARGFSGGGGIFVGEALREGKTQILRSEKATRHVLLFSDAADSEEPDDYRQTLAALRRQNVTVSVIGLGTPKDPDADLLREVAQLGGGRIYFAEDAMSLPRIFSQETLTIARAAFVDVPTSVEAAPDLPLLGRLPSLGLPQVGGYNLTYLKPQANVAMRTLDENAAPLLALWPRGSGRAVAFMAEVDGPFTGGELREWSGLRATLEGMVRWSMQEGRAAQEAAVVRAERRGNLLRVTLDLPPGEPMPTVLPSLVVLPGEGGGPPVEVRMRWEDEDRLVGEYTLPGRGTWHPVVKLGERALRAPPVAFPYAPEFEPGSAAEGLALLRSVAQVGGGVDRLSLTGLFAEAPVSEGRVALAPWLVGFAVLVLLAEVVVRRFFSAPRLRKPVSGAPLAASPAPRAAPAPPAPSEPAAAPEPKAPEGGVDSALEAARARARKRLGR, encoded by the coding sequence GTGAGCTTCTCCCTGCCACAGGCGCTGGTGCTGCTCGTCCCCCTGGGGCTGTTCCTCTGGAAGCGGGGGATGCGGCCAGGTCTGCCCGGGGCGCTGCGGTGGGTGCTGCTGGGGCTCGCCGTGGGCGCGCTCGCGGGGCCCGAGCTGGTGCTGCGCCACGCGGGCAGCGACGTGGTGGTGGTGGTGGACCGCTCGCGCTCCATGCCGCTGGACGCGGACCGGGTGGCGCTGGAGGTGGTGAAGCTGCTGGAGGGACAGCGGCGCACGGGGGACCGGCTGGGCGTCATCGCCTTCGGACGCGAGGCCCGGGTGGAGCAGCCCCTGCGCGCCGAGGGCACCTTCGGCGGCTTCTCCCGGCCGGTGGACGCGGAGGCCTCGGACTTGGCGGGGGCGCTGGATGCGGCCGAGGCCCTCATCCCGCCGGAGCGGACCGGGCGGGTGCTGGTGGTGGCGGATGGACGGGCCACGGGGGCGGATGCGCGGGGGGCGGCCCGGCGGCTGGCGGCCCGGGGCATCGCCGTGGACTTCCGCCACGTGGCGCGCGAGGCGGTGCCGTTGGATCTGGCCGTCGTCTCGCTGGATGTGCCCACCGTGGTGTCCGCGCGGGAGCCGTTCCAGTTCTCCGCCGTGGTGGTGGCCTCCCAGGCGGTGACGGGCACGGTGCTCCTGGAGCGGGATGGCCAGCCGCTGGTGAAGGGGCCCTTCGAGTTCCGCCCAGGCTCCAACGTGCTGCCCTTCCGGGACCTGGCCGAGAAGGAGGGGCTGGCCCGCTACCGCCTCAAGGTGGAGGCGCCCGGGGACGGCGTGGTGGAGAACGACGAGGGCCGCGCGGTGCTGCGCGTGGAGGGGCCGCCGCGCGTGCTGCTGCTCAGCCGCCAGCCGGCCGGCACGCTGGCCCAGGCGCTGGGGGCCGCAGGCCTGCGGCTGGAGGTGCGCGAGCCCTTCCCGCTCTCGCTGGACGCGCTGGACGGGGTGGGCGCGGTGGTGCTGGAGAACGTGGACGCCAATGCGCTGGGCGAGCCGGGGCTCCAGGCGCTGGCGGCCTACGTGGAGCAGGCCGGCGGCGGGCTGGTGATGACGGGGGGGCGCGACAGCTTCGGCCAGGGCGGCTACCGGCGCTCGGTGCTGGAGCCCGTGCTGCCCGTGTCCCTGGAGCTGCGCGAGGAGCAGCGCCGCACCTCGCTGGCCCTGAGCGTGCTGATGGACTGCAGCTGCTCGATGGGGGCCACGGTGCCCGATGGGCGCACGAAGATGGAGGTGGCCGCCGAGGGCGTGGTGGGCGCGCTCACCCTGCTGAACGAGCGGGACGATGCCTCCGTGCACATGGTGGACACCGAGCCGCATGAAATCTTCGCCCTGAGCCCGGTGGGGGAGGGGCTGCCCCTGAACAAGGTCGCCCGGGGCTTCAGCGGGGGCGGCGGCATCTTCGTGGGCGAGGCGCTGCGCGAGGGCAAGACGCAGATCCTCCGCAGCGAGAAGGCCACGCGGCACGTGCTGCTGTTCTCGGACGCGGCGGACTCGGAGGAGCCGGACGACTACCGCCAGACGCTGGCCGCGCTGCGGCGGCAGAACGTGACGGTGTCGGTCATCGGCCTGGGCACGCCGAAGGATCCGGACGCGGACCTGCTGCGCGAGGTGGCCCAGCTGGGCGGAGGCCGCATCTACTTCGCGGAGGACGCGATGAGCCTGCCGCGCATCTTCAGCCAGGAGACCCTCACGATCGCGCGCGCGGCCTTCGTGGACGTGCCCACCTCGGTGGAGGCGGCGCCCGACCTGCCGCTGCTGGGCCGGCTGCCCTCGCTGGGGCTGCCCCAGGTGGGCGGCTACAACCTCACGTACCTGAAGCCCCAGGCGAACGTCGCGATGCGCACGCTGGACGAGAACGCCGCGCCGCTGCTGGCGCTGTGGCCCCGGGGCTCGGGCCGGGCGGTGGCCTTCATGGCGGAGGTGGATGGGCCCTTCACCGGCGGGGAGCTGCGGGAGTGGTCCGGGCTGCGCGCCACGCTGGAGGGCATGGTGCGCTGGTCCATGCAGGAGGGCCGTGCGGCGCAGGAGGCCGCGGTGGTGCGGGCCGAGCGCCGGGGCAACCTGCTGCGGGTGACGTTGGATCTGCCCCCGGGTGAGCCGATGCCCACGGTGCTGCCCTCGCTGGTGGTGCTGCCGGGCGAGGGCGGGGGGCCGCCCGTGGAAGTGCGGATGCGGTGGGAGGACGAGGACCGGCTGGTGGGGGAGTACACGCTGCCGGGGCGGGGAACATGGCACCCGGTGGTGAAGCTGGGCGAGCGGGCCCTGCGGGCGCCGCCCGTGGCGTTTCCCTATGCGCCGGAGTTCGAGCCGGGCAGCGCGGCGGAGGGGCTGGCACTGCTGCGCTCGGTGGCCCAGGTGGGCGGTGGGGTGGATCGGCTGTCGTTGACGGGCCTGTTCGCCGAGGCGCCCGTGTCCGAGGGCCGCGTGGCGCTGGCGCCCTGGCTGGTGGGCTTCGCGGTGCTGGTGCTGCTGGCCGAGGTGGTGGTGCGCCGCTTCTTCTCCGCCCCGCGCCTGCGCAAGCCGGTCTCCGGTGCCCCCCTGGCGGCGAGCCCCGCGCCGCGTGCCGCGCCTGCCCCGCCGGCGCCCTCGGAGCCCGCGGCGGCGCCCGAGCCCAAGGCTCCCGAGGGGGGCGTGGACTCGGCGCTGGAGGCGGCCCGGGCCCGGGCCCGCAAGAGGCTGGGGCGCTGA
- a CDS encoding serine/threonine-protein kinase, whose product MVPIRAGHFLPSVQGADSRSFQEERAFLRQRLVFLYKTLFALSASFFVATAGGSIVLNHRPWEAVLLSTGAVAHVLNILGAAACWVTCRNASLSIRALKWLEGLALVGLLYLLKVSSYAGGDTYGLLLSTTCAIISRSVFIPTSVRRAFWLSLACALPDAPLMALSLSARGSPQVVQATLDAVLWSAITVTLATLICKTIYGLRQEVRDARRLGQYTLLERLGAGSMGEVFLASHALLRRHTAIKLLRADAGGQELERFEREVQLTSQLTHPNTIAIYDYGRTSDGLFYYAMEYLEGMDLAELLAVSGPQPPERVIHILSQVCGALEEAHGQGMLHRDIKPANLFLCRRRGIPDLVKVLDFGLVKQVGSPEDSGASEGAVVAGTPLYLSPETLAMPGQVDARSDLYSLGAVGYALLTGHHVFEGQSASEICAHHVNTPPVHPEARLGYALPADLCDIVLRCLEKQPEARFNSARELRAALEECVHARAWTELEAEQWWAAQKDADLETTLVRNNPLELSGTQTLITADLGDRAA is encoded by the coding sequence ATGGTCCCCATCCGAGCCGGACACTTTCTGCCCTCGGTGCAGGGCGCGGACTCGCGCTCCTTTCAGGAGGAGCGCGCATTCCTGCGGCAGCGCCTGGTGTTTCTGTACAAGACGCTCTTCGCGCTGTCGGCCAGCTTCTTCGTCGCCACCGCCGGGGGGTCCATCGTCCTGAACCACCGGCCGTGGGAGGCCGTCCTGCTGAGCACGGGCGCGGTGGCCCACGTGCTCAACATCCTGGGCGCGGCGGCGTGCTGGGTGACGTGCCGCAATGCGTCGCTCTCCATCCGGGCCCTGAAGTGGCTGGAGGGCCTGGCCCTGGTGGGGCTGCTGTACCTGCTGAAGGTCAGCTCGTACGCCGGGGGCGATACCTACGGGCTGCTGCTGAGCACCACGTGCGCGATCATCTCGCGCTCGGTCTTCATTCCCACCTCCGTGCGCCGGGCGTTCTGGCTCTCGCTGGCGTGTGCCCTGCCGGACGCGCCCCTCATGGCGCTGAGCCTTTCCGCGCGCGGCTCGCCCCAGGTGGTCCAGGCCACGCTCGACGCGGTGCTCTGGAGCGCCATCACCGTCACCCTGGCCACCCTCATCTGCAAGACCATCTACGGGCTGCGCCAGGAGGTGCGGGATGCGCGGAGGCTGGGCCAGTACACGCTGCTGGAGCGGCTGGGCGCAGGCTCCATGGGCGAGGTGTTCCTGGCGAGCCACGCGCTGCTGCGCCGCCACACCGCCATCAAGCTGCTGCGCGCCGACGCGGGGGGCCAGGAGCTGGAGCGCTTCGAGCGCGAGGTGCAGCTCACCAGCCAGCTCACCCACCCCAACACCATCGCCATCTACGACTACGGCCGCACCTCCGACGGGCTCTTCTATTACGCCATGGAGTACCTGGAGGGCATGGACCTGGCGGAGCTGCTCGCCGTGTCGGGGCCGCAGCCGCCCGAGCGCGTCATCCACATCCTCAGCCAGGTGTGTGGCGCGCTGGAGGAGGCGCACGGCCAGGGCATGCTCCACCGGGACATCAAGCCCGCGAACCTCTTCCTGTGCCGGCGCCGGGGCATCCCGGACTTGGTGAAGGTGCTGGACTTCGGGCTGGTGAAGCAGGTGGGGAGCCCCGAGGACTCTGGCGCCTCCGAGGGCGCCGTGGTGGCCGGCACGCCGCTCTACCTGTCCCCCGAGACGCTCGCCATGCCCGGCCAGGTGGACGCCCGCTCGGATCTCTACTCGCTGGGCGCGGTGGGCTACGCCCTGCTCACGGGCCACCACGTCTTCGAGGGGCAGAGCGCCTCGGAGATCTGCGCGCACCACGTGAACACGCCGCCCGTGCACCCGGAGGCCCGCCTGGGGTACGCGCTGCCCGCGGACCTGTGTGACATCGTCCTGCGCTGCCTGGAGAAGCAGCCCGAGGCGCGCTTCAACAGCGCCCGGGAGCTGCGCGCGGCGCTGGAGGAGTGCGTGCACGCCCGCGCCTGGACGGAGCTGGAGGCCGAGCAGTGGTGGGCGGCCCAGAAGGACGCGGACCTGGAGACCACGCTCGTGCGCAACAACCCCCTGGAGCTGTCCGGCACCCAGACGCTGATAACGGCGGACCTGGGCGATCGCGCCGCGTAG
- a CDS encoding BatA domain-containing protein has protein sequence MSFGFPWGLLALAAWGPLAAAYFLRRRQKPVTVSALFLWRTPRPRVEAGPRFERFTREASLLLEALAVLAAALFLADVRWGDEARGRHVVLVVDGGLSLSARGPDGVTVLERVRREAATRLNTEGATRVTVLASGLSPQVLAGPEAEPSRALAALESFQALGAGHDVTPTLLWAQELAGPGQRVHFFTDAMPEEGVAVPPSVRWTALGAPRDNVALVSAQRRDEGPLATVTLRVARFGGPEQVALRVLARPGAGAKEGSERSEPVALPAEGAATVRLTFENAGDVEVSLPPDALPEDGQARLVPSAVRPVRLALAEALEAPARQALERFLAVAPGVEVGAAEGALLWGPPGTEARLTVGASGTLRTFVGPFFSEKGHPLLDDVQLGGVRWTAGSNPPGRPLVTAEDTVLLSEEDGRVHLNLALARSNLQRTPAWPVLLGNVVREARRAQEGFPRHQLNVGEPLPVVTEAGARYALEGPLGPKPLFGAGALTLPAPPVPGRYTLLREGEPVDVADVLPLDARESDLRGRGTGEREAQAEARDVDGAAPAGRARWPLVVLLGALLLDFYVTRRP, from the coding sequence GTGAGCTTCGGCTTTCCCTGGGGCTTGCTGGCGCTCGCGGCGTGGGGGCCGCTGGCGGCGGCGTACTTCCTGCGGCGGCGGCAGAAGCCCGTCACCGTGAGCGCCCTGTTCCTCTGGCGGACGCCGCGTCCCCGGGTGGAGGCCGGGCCGCGCTTCGAGCGCTTCACCCGCGAGGCCTCGCTCCTCCTGGAGGCGCTGGCGGTGCTGGCCGCGGCCCTCTTCCTGGCGGACGTGCGCTGGGGGGACGAGGCCCGGGGCCGCCACGTGGTGCTGGTGGTGGACGGCGGCCTCTCGCTCTCCGCGAGGGGGCCGGACGGGGTGACGGTGCTGGAGCGCGTGCGCCGCGAGGCCGCCACGCGGCTGAACACGGAGGGCGCCACGCGGGTGACGGTGCTGGCGAGCGGCCTGTCGCCCCAGGTGCTCGCGGGGCCGGAGGCGGAGCCCTCGCGGGCCCTGGCGGCGCTGGAGTCCTTCCAGGCGCTGGGAGCCGGGCACGATGTGACGCCCACCTTATTATGGGCGCAGGAGCTGGCCGGGCCCGGCCAGCGGGTCCACTTCTTCACGGACGCGATGCCGGAGGAGGGCGTGGCGGTGCCGCCTTCCGTGCGGTGGACGGCGCTGGGCGCGCCCCGGGACAACGTGGCGCTGGTGTCCGCGCAGCGGCGGGACGAGGGCCCGCTCGCGACGGTGACGCTGCGGGTGGCGCGCTTCGGGGGCCCGGAGCAGGTGGCGCTGCGCGTGCTCGCGCGGCCCGGGGCGGGCGCGAAGGAGGGCTCCGAGCGGAGCGAGCCGGTGGCGCTGCCCGCCGAGGGCGCGGCGACGGTGCGGCTGACGTTCGAGAACGCGGGCGATGTGGAGGTGTCCCTGCCGCCGGATGCGCTGCCGGAGGATGGGCAGGCGCGGCTGGTGCCCTCCGCGGTGCGCCCGGTGCGCCTGGCCCTGGCCGAGGCGCTGGAGGCCCCGGCGCGCCAGGCCCTGGAGCGCTTCCTCGCGGTGGCGCCGGGCGTGGAGGTGGGCGCGGCGGAGGGCGCGCTCCTGTGGGGCCCGCCGGGCACGGAGGCGCGGCTGACGGTGGGCGCCTCCGGCACGCTGCGCACCTTCGTGGGGCCCTTCTTCTCCGAGAAGGGCCACCCCTTGCTGGATGACGTGCAGCTCGGGGGCGTGCGCTGGACGGCCGGCAGCAACCCGCCCGGGCGCCCCCTGGTGACGGCGGAGGACACGGTGCTGCTGTCCGAGGAGGACGGGCGGGTGCACCTCAACCTGGCGCTGGCGCGCTCCAACCTCCAGCGCACCCCGGCCTGGCCGGTGCTGCTGGGCAACGTGGTGCGCGAGGCGCGGCGGGCCCAGGAGGGCTTCCCGCGCCATCAGCTCAACGTGGGCGAGCCCCTGCCCGTGGTGACGGAGGCCGGGGCCCGCTACGCGCTGGAGGGGCCGCTGGGCCCGAAGCCCCTCTTCGGGGCGGGGGCGCTCACCCTGCCCGCGCCGCCCGTGCCCGGCCGCTACACGCTGCTGCGGGAGGGCGAGCCCGTGGACGTGGCGGACGTGCTGCCCCTGGATGCGCGGGAGTCGGATCTGCGAGGCCGGGGCACGGGTGAGCGGGAGGCCCAGGCCGAGGCGCGGGACGTGGACGGGGCGGCCCCGGCGGGCCGGGCGCGCTGGCCGCTGGTGGTGCTGCTGGGGGCGCTGCTCCTGGACTTCTACGTGACGCGGCGGCCGTGA
- a CDS encoding DUF58 domain-containing protein yields the protein MDGKAVARLAPGLTLALPRVPHRGRVGEVRASSVGASMELHDFRAYQPGDDLRQVDWNAVARTGEMVLRVRQDEVSPRLEVLVDGSRSMALSPGKEARARELALLTVEVGALQGLAPTVLTSGTRAERTQGHACGAAVRASVFDARDDLPRALGRLPPLRPCGLRVVVSDFLFEADLDGLVARLARGAAALFLVQVLDAEDLEPSGGEGARLVDAESGAALEELLTEEVLAAYARRFAEHQRMLRASALRARAALLTAPAPEPLEALVRGPLRALFLAGGGA from the coding sequence ATGGATGGCAAGGCGGTGGCCCGGCTGGCCCCGGGGCTGACCCTGGCGCTGCCCCGCGTGCCCCACCGGGGCCGGGTGGGCGAGGTGCGCGCCAGCTCCGTGGGCGCCTCCATGGAGCTGCACGACTTCCGCGCCTACCAGCCCGGGGATGACCTGCGGCAGGTGGACTGGAACGCGGTGGCGCGCACCGGGGAGATGGTGCTGCGCGTCCGCCAGGACGAGGTGTCCCCGCGCCTGGAGGTGCTGGTGGATGGCTCGCGCTCCATGGCGCTCAGCCCCGGGAAGGAGGCCCGCGCACGGGAGCTGGCGCTGCTGACGGTGGAGGTGGGGGCCCTGCAGGGGCTGGCGCCCACGGTGCTCACCTCGGGCACGCGGGCGGAGCGGACGCAGGGCCATGCGTGCGGCGCGGCCGTGCGCGCCTCGGTGTTCGACGCGAGGGATGACCTGCCGCGGGCCCTGGGCCGGCTGCCGCCGCTGAGGCCGTGCGGCCTGCGGGTGGTGGTGAGCGACTTCCTCTTCGAGGCGGACCTGGACGGCCTGGTGGCCCGGCTGGCGCGGGGCGCCGCGGCCCTCTTCCTGGTGCAGGTGCTGGACGCGGAGGACCTGGAGCCCTCGGGCGGCGAGGGGGCGCGGCTGGTGGATGCCGAGAGCGGCGCGGCGCTGGAGGAGCTGCTCACCGAGGAGGTGCTGGCCGCGTACGCGCGCCGCTTCGCGGAGCACCAGCGGATGCTGCGCGCCTCGGCGCTGCGGGCCCGGGCGGCCCTGTTGACGGCCCCCGCCCCGGAGCCGCTGGAGGCGCTGGTGCGAGGCCCCCTGCGCGCCCTCTTCCTGGCGGGAGGTGGCGCGTGA
- a CDS encoding ABC transporter permease: protein MSEDVVPLPSRWARLAERLGERLNPLVVKEVRQGLRTRLFWVCFGLMLLACLLVALLAYGDMRGGSYRPKGQTYFFTFFVFLGLVHFFIIPYSAYRSLAREREDETWVLLTLTGLGPRRILRGKVASFLIQAGLYASAAGPFLLFSYYLNGIELPSILVVLGLGALWLVFLTVLGVCAATLAEGRLGRAFMHFVVLGVLAGGVAQGLGGAFALSSGGARMMRDNDFFAVVGVAMWLMVSYGVLLFETAVSRLSLSTEDYTRGPRRALLLQMVLSALVVMGLWWQESQEQELAFAGGILGGLHLTLAGLFVATDVDGQARPLRAKTRAWSLLRPGALRGFRFIVVLLLAWTVFILLLQWDSPGTRTNRETLMLATGAGTAYVLLFLSVALLLGRMPRSDRWASPVSVRLLFVALVGLGCVVPPLVALLLGLESNHGLLNLFNPVVGTVNFAAYDYMAERPQMPVELLLVLSVVTVLAVFATDRVLARRERQAHEA from the coding sequence GTGAGCGAGGACGTGGTGCCGCTGCCTTCCCGGTGGGCCCGGCTGGCGGAGCGGCTGGGCGAGCGGCTCAACCCGCTGGTGGTGAAGGAGGTGCGCCAGGGGCTGCGCACCCGGCTGTTCTGGGTGTGCTTCGGGCTGATGTTGCTCGCGTGCCTGCTGGTGGCGCTGCTGGCGTATGGGGACATGCGCGGGGGCAGCTACCGGCCCAAGGGACAGACGTACTTCTTCACCTTCTTCGTCTTCCTGGGGCTGGTGCACTTCTTCATCATCCCCTACAGCGCCTACCGCTCGCTGGCGCGCGAGCGCGAGGACGAGACGTGGGTGCTGCTGACGCTCACCGGCCTGGGCCCCCGGCGCATCCTGCGCGGCAAGGTGGCCAGCTTCCTCATCCAGGCGGGGCTGTATGCCTCCGCGGCGGGGCCGTTCCTGCTGTTCAGCTACTACCTCAATGGCATCGAGCTGCCGAGCATCCTCGTGGTGCTGGGGCTGGGGGCGCTCTGGCTCGTCTTCCTGACGGTGCTGGGGGTGTGCGCGGCCACGCTGGCCGAGGGCCGGCTGGGGCGCGCCTTCATGCACTTCGTGGTGCTGGGCGTGCTGGCGGGCGGCGTGGCCCAGGGGCTGGGGGGAGCGTTCGCGCTGAGCTCGGGCGGTGCCCGGATGATGCGGGACAACGACTTCTTCGCCGTGGTGGGCGTGGCGATGTGGCTGATGGTGAGCTACGGCGTGCTGCTCTTCGAGACGGCCGTTTCCCGGCTGAGCCTGAGCACCGAGGACTACACGCGCGGCCCCCGGCGGGCGCTCCTCCTTCAGATGGTGCTGAGCGCGCTGGTGGTGATGGGCCTCTGGTGGCAGGAGTCCCAGGAGCAGGAGCTGGCCTTCGCTGGGGGCATCCTGGGCGGGCTTCACCTCACCCTGGCGGGCCTCTTCGTGGCCACCGATGTGGATGGGCAGGCCCGGCCGCTCCGGGCGAAGACCCGGGCCTGGTCCCTGCTGCGTCCCGGCGCCCTGCGGGGCTTCCGGTTCATCGTGGTGTTGTTGCTCGCGTGGACGGTCTTCATCCTGCTGCTCCAGTGGGACTCGCCCGGCACCCGGACCAACCGCGAGACGCTGATGCTCGCCACCGGGGCGGGGACGGCCTACGTGCTGCTGTTCCTCTCGGTGGCGCTGCTGCTGGGGCGCATGCCGCGCTCGGACCGCTGGGCCTCGCCCGTGTCGGTGCGCCTGCTGTTCGTGGCGCTGGTGGGCCTGGGCTGCGTGGTGCCTCCCCTGGTGGCCCTGCTGCTGGGCCTGGAGTCGAACCACGGCCTGCTCAACCTGTTCAACCCCGTGGTGGGGACCGTCAACTTCGCCGCCTACGATTACATGGCGGAGCGGCCCCAAATGCCCGTTGAGCTGCTCCTCGTCCTAAGCGTGGTGACGGTGCTGGCGGTCTTCGCCACGGACCGGGTGCTCGCCCGGCGCGAGCGGCAGGCGCACGAGGCGTGA
- a CDS encoding ABC transporter ATP-binding protein → MSLLEVKGLRRDYGPLRAVDDVSFELEAGTILGFIGPNGAGKSTTMRILATLDAPTRGEVLLDGHSLVDAPDRVRPLIGYMPDRYGTYDDVTVWEFLDFFARAYGLKGAVRRQRVASVMEFTGLHPLKDKLTSALSKGMKQRVALGRTLLHDPKLLILDEPADGLDPRARIELRELLRALADQGKAVLISSHILTELAEICDTCAIIEQGRLLATGKVAELLARSTGTGAELEVRLAAGAEGEAAYAHAERLLLEQPGLSQVTHEAGSLHVRLALEPGTTPAQVDEAAARLLAVLVSAGVPVCAFSHRQLNLEDAFMSVTKGRVA, encoded by the coding sequence ATGAGCTTGCTGGAGGTGAAGGGGCTGCGGCGGGACTACGGCCCCCTGCGCGCCGTGGATGACGTGTCCTTCGAGCTGGAGGCGGGCACCATCCTGGGCTTCATCGGGCCCAACGGCGCCGGCAAGAGCACCACGATGCGGATCCTCGCCACGCTGGATGCGCCCACCCGGGGCGAGGTGCTGCTGGATGGGCACTCGCTGGTGGATGCGCCGGACCGGGTCCGGCCGCTCATCGGCTACATGCCGGACCGCTACGGCACCTATGACGATGTCACCGTCTGGGAGTTCCTGGACTTCTTCGCGCGCGCCTACGGCCTGAAGGGCGCGGTGCGCCGGCAGCGTGTGGCGTCCGTGATGGAGTTCACGGGGCTGCACCCGCTGAAGGACAAGCTGACGAGCGCGCTCTCCAAGGGCATGAAGCAGCGGGTGGCGCTCGGGCGCACGCTCCTGCACGATCCGAAGCTGCTCATCCTCGACGAGCCGGCGGATGGCCTGGACCCCCGCGCGCGCATCGAGCTGCGCGAGCTGCTGCGGGCGCTGGCGGACCAGGGCAAGGCGGTCCTCATCTCCAGCCACATCCTCACGGAGCTGGCGGAGATCTGCGACACCTGCGCCATCATCGAGCAGGGGCGGCTGCTGGCCACGGGCAAGGTGGCGGAGCTGCTCGCGCGCAGCACGGGCACGGGCGCGGAGCTGGAGGTGCGGCTGGCGGCGGGGGCGGAGGGCGAGGCGGCGTATGCGCACGCGGAGCGGCTGCTGCTGGAGCAGCCGGGCCTGAGCCAGGTGACGCACGAGGCGGGTAGCCTGCACGTGCGGCTGGCGCTGGAGCCCGGCACCACGCCGGCGCAGGTGGATGAGGCGGCGGCGCGGCTGTTGGCGGTGCTGGTGAGCGCCGGGGTGCCAGTCTGCGCGTTCAGCCACCGCCAGTTGAACCTCGAGGATGCGTTCATGTCGGTGACGAAGGGGAGGGTGGCGTGA
- a CDS encoding AAA family ATPase has product MSELLSPAEVQGAAEVAAQVKKGLAQVLLDQETVVEQVVVAVLARGHVLLEGLPGLGKTELCKALARLLGLPFRRIQFTPDLLPGDITGTYVLEGEGRREFTFREGPLFANVVLADEINRSSPKTQSALLEAMQERSVTVLGQTRPLPEPFFVLATQNPIELEGTYPLPEAQLDRFLFRVQVPPVGARTLTTLLTTRVRGAPPVLPPLLDAGRLAALFAAVDRVHLPVPVADFIGRLVEASDPRQPHAPEAVRRLVRYGASPRAALALAAAGRALSLMRGKPNVGFDEVVATAPAILNHRLVLAYEASLEKVATTDVIQALLQAVPEVPRG; this is encoded by the coding sequence GTGTCTGAGCTCTTGAGCCCCGCCGAGGTGCAGGGTGCGGCGGAGGTGGCGGCCCAGGTGAAGAAGGGGCTCGCCCAGGTGTTGCTCGATCAGGAGACGGTCGTCGAGCAGGTGGTGGTGGCGGTGCTCGCGCGCGGACACGTGCTCCTGGAAGGCTTGCCCGGCCTGGGGAAGACCGAGCTGTGCAAGGCGCTGGCGCGGCTCCTGGGCCTGCCCTTCCGCCGCATCCAGTTCACCCCGGACCTGCTGCCGGGCGACATCACCGGCACCTACGTGCTGGAGGGCGAGGGCCGCCGCGAGTTCACCTTCCGCGAGGGGCCCCTGTTCGCCAACGTCGTCCTCGCCGATGAAATCAACCGCTCCAGCCCCAAGACGCAGTCGGCCCTGCTGGAGGCGATGCAGGAGCGCAGCGTGACGGTGCTGGGCCAGACGCGCCCCCTGCCCGAGCCCTTCTTCGTGCTCGCCACGCAGAACCCCATCGAGCTGGAGGGCACCTACCCCCTGCCCGAGGCCCAGCTCGACCGCTTCCTCTTCCGGGTGCAGGTGCCCCCCGTGGGCGCGCGCACCCTCACCACCCTGCTCACCACGCGCGTGCGCGGGGCGCCGCCCGTGCTGCCGCCGCTGCTCGACGCGGGGCGCCTGGCGGCGCTGTTCGCCGCCGTGGACCGCGTGCACCTGCCCGTGCCCGTGGCGGACTTCATCGGCCGGCTCGTGGAGGCCTCGGATCCGCGCCAGCCCCACGCCCCGGAGGCCGTGCGCCGCCTGGTGCGCTATGGCGCCTCGCCCCGCGCCGCGCTCGCGCTCGCCGCCGCGGGCCGGGCCCTGTCGCTGATGCGCGGCAAGCCCAACGTGGGCTTCGACGAGGTGGTGGCCACGGCGCCCGCCATCCTCAACCACCGGCTCGTGCTCGCCTACGAGGCCTCGCTGGAGAAGGTGGCCACCACCGACGTCATCCAGGCCCTGCTCCAGGCCGTGCCCGAGGTGCCGCGTGGGTAG